Part of the Antechinus flavipes isolate AdamAnt ecotype Samford, QLD, Australia chromosome 2, AdamAnt_v2, whole genome shotgun sequence genome is shown below.
acaaggaaaggggaagactGAGGGGAATCAAGGCAGGCTTCAGAGTTGAGTCTTGGAGATAAAGATTCTGAGATGTAGAGAGGAGGTGGAAATGCATTCCAGGGAAGGAGATTGGCTTGTGTGAGCGAGCACATAGAAGCTGGAGAGAGAGGATCAATTCAGGGAATGGCAGTTTGGCTGAAATGCAGCTGTcgtaaattcaattcaacaaagatttacaaagcaccttgTATTTGTAAGATACTGTGGATATAGAGGCAGAAatgaaaacagttcctgccctcaaggagcttacattctactaggagaAACACAGACACAAGTAAACATAACATAATTGAAGTCTAATTCTCTCTCCACGTGACAGcttttcagatacttgaagacaatGATCATGTCCTCttgaatcttctcttcttcaggctaaacatcccTAGGTCCTTCAACCAGTCCTCTATTATGGCAAGGTCTCTAATTCCCACACCATCTTGGTCTTCCAGTTTCCTAAAATGTGCTTCCCAGACAGCTGAACACAATACTTTAGATGTAGTCAGAGGACCATCCCATTCCTTATTCTTAATGTAGCTTGAGATTATGAAGTATGGATTGCCCATATCTGATTCAAATTGGTTGAAAGGGTGCTATTATCAGCATCCTTTGTTATTAACCCTGGGCTAGGTACTGGGCAGGTGGGGAGAAGCTGtgttggggaggaagagaaaatgaaaaaaacatggaCCCTGCCCTCACAGACTTAACACTATCTATCATTGGACAGACAGACGTAATACCTATAGGACAAAGGGAAATCAGTTAAATCCTAACCTGGGGGATCATTTAATAAGCGCAACAGGAATTCAAAGTAGAGTTGGGAGAGTTAGAGAAGATATTATATCTTCCTTTTGTGCAGAGAAGATAGAGATGGATAGTATCCTAATAGATAAGTGGTTTAAAAATGAAGAGTTTTAAGAAGAAGCACAAATTATCAATAACCATTTGAATTCCCTAATAAATATAGATGAAGGACATAAATAGTCCTCAAAAGATGAAATATGCACAATTAATAGCAACCTAAAAAAACCCAACCATTTCAACTCGccaataatcagagaaatgcaaacaaaaacTACCCAGATATCTATCAAACTAGCAGAAATGccaaaagataggaaaaatgtGGGAGGGATTATGGGATGACAGTTATACTAATTCACTGCTGATGGAGTGCCCACTCTATTCTGAAAATCGATTATGAAGCATGtgagaaaaatttattaatttatttgtacCCTTTCATCCAGAGATTCATTATTAGAACTATAGCTCAACGAGGTGATTGACAAGATTGAAGGaaagacctatatgtataaaaacatgAATAGCAGCattatttgcaaaaacaaaaaaactggaatCACCAGGTACCTAATGATTGGTGCCCAGCTAAagcaaattatggcatatgagtGTAACAGAATTTTTCTGTGCCTAAAACAtagacaaatatgaagaatttacagaaaaatgggaatatttctatgaactgatgctgaatgaagaaagcagaggtaaaaGAACATTATAGACAGTGACTGCAACAATGTGAACGGCCAACAGAGAGGGGCAACAGAATTTAGGTCAAGTTCAATAGTCAAAGTTTGTGCCATATGACCAGAGTTTCTGGAATCATTCCTTCTTTCTGTAATCAACCCTTCCTTCCCTccgaaatatattttgtaaagggAAGTCTCTGATGTGTCAAGACTATTAATTAatcaatgcattttaaaaatatggccaAGATTGGAGGAGTATGTGTATGTTGGGAGATAATAGTGGAAGCATGAAGTGGTAATGGATATTATGTGTAGGAGGCAGTGTCAAATTAGTCTGAATGGAAGTGAAGTGTTTGATGGTAAGTCTtggaaaatgaaactgaatgGATAGGATGAAGCGAATCATGGAAGATCCTGGAAATGGTTCAGAGGACTGTGGATTCTATGCACGAGGAAACAGGGAACCAATCTTGTTTCTTAAACATGCTTTAGAAGGGTCTGTGTGCCAGGAGACTGGAGGTAGAGAGGCAGTCTACCACGGTGAATGGATCAGATGGCTAAAGCAGTGACAGGAAGAacagaacagtggatagagcactgggtttggaagcaggaagattcatcttcaagaGTTCAGATTCACCCTCAggcacttcctaactgtgtgaccttgggcaactcatCCAAcccagcttgcctcagtttcctcttctgtaaaatgagctggagaaggaaatggccagccactccagtgtctttgtcaagaaaacacacAAATGGAGACATgcagagtcagacaaaactgaagtgattgaacaacaacaacaattaatttGAAAGAGATGGTAAAGGAAGAAGTGGGATTTAGTAGCCAACAGGACAAGGAAGAGACTGTTTCAAGACATGGTTTCAAGGTTTCTAGCTTGGGAGAAATGTCAGAAATGAAAAACTCAGAAAGGGCTGTTTATTTTTTTGAAGAGGGGTGGAGAACAATTAGGTTCTAAACTGTATTGTTGTTTAAACAGTGGGAAAGAATGATCCTTGAATGTGATCATTGGACTGAATCGGTGGTAGACAGGAAGAGAGTTAGTTTTAGAGTGGAAGATGGAAGCTTTTCCTGCAATACTGGGAAAATGGGAATGAAGACAGTGATATGTTGAGGTGAAGTAGGGGGGCTCTTGAGGACACTCAGAATGGTCAGTCTTAATCTCCATAAAGTGAGATCACAGAGAGTGAGAGGTAAGCAAAGGTCGAGTGGATGAGAGTGGAATTAAGACtctaagggaagagaagaaaatgctaGTAAACTTGGATAAATCATGGAGCCTCTCTTGATCTGAGTTTCTCCATATGTTAAATGGGGATGCTGTTTAGGTGGCCTACCTCATGTGCTATAGTAAGGAAAGTCCTTTGTAAACAtgaaagctttataaaaaatgtGAGTTAGTGTTTTATTGGGAGAGTTGCTTACTGTTCTACAAGTCTTGCTCGTTCTGTAAGTCACTCACCCATTATCAGCTGTCCTTGGTGGGTCTCATGCAGGTTACACTGAAGCTGCTGGATCTGAGCATCCAGGGCAGCATTTTGAGTCtcacatttttcctctttatccttcAACACCTGGAGGGCATCCTCTACCTCTTCCACTTTGGCCTTTTGCGTCTGTAAATCTGAGTCCTTTGCTTCAAGAGTATTTTGCATTTCAATCATTTCCCGCTTTTTTTGACATAGGTCTTCGTCTTTCTCCTGAATGACCTGAGTAGACCAAAGGAGCAGCATTGTGATCGGGGTGGGCCTTGCACACAATATGCACTTAAAAATATCTGTTGAGTTAaatactaacatttatattgaaCAAGAATGTTGAATGTTTTCACTTTGTGTGGTTTGCATCTGTATATGATTTAAAAGATCAGTCAAAATCCTTAATGATGTTAATCATAGAAATATTTTCACCACCAAGATGTCTTaaaaaacaaagctttttttccccactgaaaTGTCTTTAAAGAATGAtatggaggcagctagatagttctatggatagagcaccagttctgacgtcaggaggacctgagttacaatccggcctcagacacttaatacgtcataactatgtgaccctgtaaagcaaatcactttatcccaattgccacaacaaaaacaaaacaaaagaatgataTGGTAGATCCTTAGCTAGTAGTGCTTTTTGGTAGTATTCTCATCTTGCTCTTTATGGTGGAAGGAAGAAGtgctctctctcccctctcccttcttccctctctcctcctctcctctctcccgtctcttccctctttcccctttcttccctctctcccctttctcccatctcttccctctttcccctttcttccctctctctcctttcttccctctctcccctttctcccttttctcctctctcctctctcctgtttcccatctcttccctcttttccctttcttcctccctccccttttccccctctctcctctctcttctcttccctcccccctctctcaattggggttaagtgacttgcccagagtcacacagctgggaagtgttaagtgtctgtggtcagatttgaactcaggtcctcctgacttcagagctggtgctttatccattgcgcCACTTAGATGCCCCTCCAAGAATCTCTTTCTTaactaataaatattattgagTGTTCTTCCTTCAATTTAACCAATATTCATTAAAAGCCTGCTATATATCCATCAATCAATAACCAGTTATTAAGCACCCTACAATGTGCCAGCTACTATATACtaagacaaagaataaaacaaatcctCATCTGCAGGGACTTACATTCTAGTGCGGAAACCCACAAATAGAGAATAAAGATTTAGATAATTGATGAAGCTGAAtgcaaagaagaaacaatatatGGTTCTTAGAGAGAAGAGGTACTAGGAATATCAGTGGCCTCAATGAGTTTATGTTCCCATTGGCCATCCTCTAATCTCTCTCATCAGACCCTGATTACAGTATATTTGCCATCTATGTTAATGATGAGCATTTAAAGAAATCCTCGGACTCTCCCCTTCCTCTCGTATCTCCTTAATTTTCCCCCTTCTGCGGCATCTCAATGCTTCTTGCcttaccttttccttctctaaacaGAGTGTCTGGGACTCTTTCAGTTGGCCCTCCAGATTCTTTATGTGTTCCTTTAGGTCCTTCATTTCTCCATCCTTACGCTCTGTTTGGGTGGCTGTCTCTTGCAAAAGGTTGTGCATGTCTAACTCCAGCTTCATGAGGTCTACAATAGGACAAGACCACCCATGACGCCCCATTCGCATCATCTGTCCCGCTGCCCCTCGCTGAGAAGCTTTCCGCTCCCTCCCCCCCAGGCTTACCCTTCATGATCTTCTTCTTCTGCTCTGACactctttccagttctttcttcaTGTCCCTCAGAAGGTACTGGTGCTCTTCTACCCGGAGGCATTGGTATTCACACTGCTCTTCAAGATGTGCCAAGATCTAGACACAGTATAACTGTAGGTCAATGGGTGGTTTTCCCCAGGTTAAGACACTCTTTCTGACATGGGTCTAGAAAAAGAAGGACTTGACTTCTGGCTTACAGACCACCTGCAAGAGAAAAATCTCACCCATCCCCGGCAGGGGGGATACAACCAGGGATGTGCTGGAATATATCTCATACCACTTGTGAGAGCTTGCTGTAAAATTGTcggtgtgagcatttacaccttgtaAATTGGTAAACACTGTAAATTAGagcttgatttgttttgttgattgtctattttgaagaaagtgacaaaaagtgttaataatgcagattaatctTAAAAGTGTGGGGAACCCACTTTGTTCTTGAGAACTAGTTGTTAAGCCTTTACCACCTTACCACTAATTATAAGATGGctttttcctgtctctctttaGCCTTAGCTTCAAAGAGCAGCCAACTAAATACTATTGCATCACATGGAAAGGCAAACAAAGAAGAAGGGATCTGATGCCCTAATGTGGAGGGATTATAATATACAGGAATGTTTTCTTTTGGGATTGTGAGCTGTTTTCCCAATTTTAGCGATGGATTTGTATTGATCCATTTCTCCACTTTCTCGCCTAATCCCAACTGAGACTTAAGTGCTGAGTACTGTAGGATATAGGcaaaggtgtgtgtgtatatatatatatacatatatttacatagatgTGTGTGACTCTCTATTTCTATCCGCATTCCAATTCCTGACTTTTAATCCTCAGTTTCAAATAGGGTGGAAATTTTCCAACGAGGACGTCCCACCTGTTTGATATCCTCTGACTCATCTGGAGGGCAGAAAAGTTGTCTGTGGGACATTCTATAGGTAGCAAAGTCCACTTCTAATTTTATCAGAGTCTCTTCATGATCCAATATCTGAAAATGGACACAGCTCAGGTATAGAACATAATCAAAATACTAAATGGTATTGTGCAAAGGGTgggttgggaatcagaagatctggggCTGAGTCTTTGTCTCTGCCAGCTGGGTGACAGTGGGCAAGTTCTTTAATTCTCCTTTGATTTCTAGTAGGTAATAACATCATAATATCTACCTCAAAGGGTTGTTtagaggatcaaaagagataagatgtatagagtgctttgtaaattataaaatgctgtataaatgttttTGAGGCCACATGATATAGTTGCCTATGGCCTAGAGGGTAAAGGAAAGGTTTAGGGTGGATATGAGTAGCAGCGACATATACCAACCTAAGTGGTACAAGAGCTCGACATTTCTGATCAGAAAGGGAAACAGGCCAGACATGCTGGGTCTGAGCACAAGAGTGTGGACCAGAGCAAATGGAGACGTGCCATTACAATACAGTGTTTGAGGATCATTGGGTGAGGTAGTCTACCctcaatttgctttttttatccctgacaatttttttctcttttgtgaaagTTGCTTTAGTAGAAACAGTCTCCCTGCCCATTTACTTTAAGATTGCTGCAAATGAGCTTATGGCGAAGCTCCTGAAGAACTTCTTCCTGTTCAGTGCCATTTTTCAATGCATCGTGCAGGCGCTTCTGAGTCTCCTTCAGCTCATAGAGTAAACATTCTGTAGTTCTTTCCTTTGGCTGATCCTTCTTGCCATCTTCTCCCTGGTATttttagaaggaaagagaatcatATGCTGgttttgtaaatatatttaggGGGAATGTAATTGTTTAAGGGCAAAAAATCTTGTATCTTCATCCATACATCACTCAATAATAATATACatcatcaataaatcaataaagatATCCAAAGCAAATTGTATGCAGGACAATTAGGAtctaattaacagagggaaggctaGGGATAGAGAGGGGATAGTGAAGGGCTGAAGTAGTTAACCAAGAGGTCAagtagaggagaagaggagagaacagTCAATGGAGGGGAGATGGCTTGGAGAGAACAGAGGGATGGAGTGATTGGGGTTCATAGAATAGGCTGAAAGTAAGATTTTGAATGGGAAGACTGAGATGAAAGGCCAACAACTCGTGGTCAGATGAGGCAATTGCAGAATTCTTAAGCATGGAAGTCCATTTCTGTGGGATGTACCTGATGTACCTAATTTCTCATCTgtttgtaaacttcttgagggcaggaactgtcttttgcttctctttgtatacccagcacttagcccaatgtctggcacacaacaggagcttaatcaatgtttgtggATTAACAGACTGGCAGCATGTTCATGGGTTGTGACTGTCCTTGTATGTGGCTGAAGTTGGGAGGATGCACTAGTGGCTCATGGATGCTAAGTGGGCTGAGGAACTGAATGGTTAGGAAATTTGAAGGAGAATTAATATGTATGTCGAAGTTCATAGCATGAGGATAAGAGGGAAAAATTGAGAGCCAGGTATCAAACTCACTGAGGAAGGACAGGGCCTATAGGCAACAGTGCCAAGATTTTGATTGGGTGGTAGATATGAATAACATGAACCTCAAAGGAAGAGACAATACTGAGTgatggaggaggggggagaatcTGTGATAGGGAGCAAGGAGTACTCCAGATTCCTCCTCCTCAACCTGAGAATGAATAAAGGTGTATCTAATAATAGAGAGGGTGGCCAGGTGGGCTGTATCATTGGGGGAAGGTTTCAGGAAGAGCTAGTAGAtgcaaggaggaggagaagaaaggatttAAGATGAAGGTTGCTTATGGCATTCCAGAGGGCACAGTAGAGAGACTGGATGGAGTTAGGGAGAAACTTTGGGGTGGGAAAGTTGAGGGATGGAAATAAGATATTGGGTGGAAGGGAATGTGGGATTGGTTTTACAGGAGTTCCCAGTCATTCACTGAGTGGAGGGTGCCATGCCTCTACTATCCAGATAGGCAGGAGATGGGAGAAATAGGTACTTTTTAAATTTGTGAGCTAGCATTTCTTACTATCTTTTTCTAGATGATCTGAAATGCTTGATGAAGACTAATTTTCTATTAGATTTGTAGGGAAGAGAGATGGTTGTATCCAGTAAATaatggcaagttatttaatattatttactaGTATTTATCTATCACTTTGGATTTCAAGGTATGGCTATTTTGCCTCATCTACCCCCAATGAAATTGGCTTGCCTTACTATATTTTACTtaggttaattttaaaaattattttgcattcatTAGATAGTATAGTAAGGGGAAGCAGCCCAGGAGTATGGTGAAAAGAATACTCTAAAGAGAGAATTTCTTAGTAGATAATATATAGATAGACAATCAAGAATTGGTTGTATgtactattatctctattttgctaAATGATTGATAAATCATTACCAATTCATTACTAGTTAATCTGAAGCACAGAGAAGGTAAAAGGCTTTCCCAAATTGACGGGATTTTAGTTGAGAAAGTGAGAAGATGATACAGGAATTGTTCAGTTCTGTCTCCTGTTTACTCTGTTCATCTCTTGTGGTTTCTTCCCTAATTCATGTTAAACTGCATTGGTGGAGGATCTTGCTTCTTTTCTATGGGGATATGGGAGATTTggggacatttaaaaaattattttctttattctttaattgGTTAAGACAGCCCTTCCTACAGTAGGGATTCTTGAAATAAGCAGGCAGACTCAAGCAAGAAATTTTAACCACTTTGAGAGCATAGAGCTCCAGTTCAAAACTGAAATTTGACAATTCAAGGACAGGCTTTTCTGACAGAAGGTTTGATGACTTTTCCCGCCTTGTAATAATTATGGAGTTTGTCCTAAGCAACAACTTAGGATCCCTGCATTCTGCTCATGTCCCCAACACTTCTTTGGGTTTGATTGCTGTGAATGGCTGTGGTGTATACTGTACCTGAGTGGAGATGATTTTGACATCTCCTTCTAAGGCCTTCATTTGACACTCCAGCAATTCAAGGCTATTCACGGCTGCCTGATACTTATCCTTGTAAAGATTCAAACTGCTTTCCAGGGAGGTGATCCTGTTTTCAGCCAAGGCAAGTTGTTCCTGAGATATTTGGAGTTTCTCCTGCAGTCTTAcattatcttctttatttttctccatcacttcctcATAGATTGTGACCTGTTAGtatgaagaattatacatattaagtattccttaagtatttattgaatgaatagatggatggatgaatgataCAAAACTCCAAATAAGAATGACTGAAACCCAAAGATCATTGAGTATACTGTATTCACTGAATTACTTGATTACATTTAAACTATATAAACTATCAAACTATCTAAACTAAATCTTGTGATTAAATTTTGTGAGCCCCACCCCAAATCTTAACTTGAGGGTTATCGTATACATCCCCATTTCCTAGCTCAGCACCTGGAAGATGGTGGGTGCTTAATCAatcttgttgaatgaatgatcacaggaaagatataataaatattagctgtttgTATTATCTCTCGGATTGAAAAGTTTATGGATGACTTTTTCAGCAAAACCATATTGTGACTTTGTGAGTTGGGCAATCAAACTTATCATACTTTTAGAAAGGTAAAGCTTTAAAAATTGTAATGTTACCCAGAGGAAACTTAAGATTGTCCAAAAGTAAGTCCAGACTcagaaacaaaaatcagatcagcTAGAAGTTCAAAATTGTTTAATTTGGCAAAAGAGATTAGATTATTGTGATGGTTTTAAGTTAGGAAATGGACAGTAAAATGACTTCAAGTTTTTGAAGTGTAGGAAAAGTTGCTTATTAACGGGGACAGAAACTGTTTAGTGACTAATGGATTATcaagaaatgaaatggaaagatgTGCTACTCTGGCTCCATGGATTATACCAATAGACATGAAAAGGCCCAAGATTATGGGCCAATGAAAACATCAACatcagattaaaaataaatataaataaattatctaCAGAGTTGATGATTCAATAGACAATTCAGAGCTTAAATTCTCAGTATGCAGTGATGATTTGGATCTGAGAGGAGAAAACAAGGGCAGGGTAGCTGTGGGATTTTCACAGGAATTAtcaacttttccctcttctcaCTATAACTATCTTAGGAAGTGATTCTATGTAGATTTTTGCTATATCCTCCCAAGAGTTTCTTTCTGCATCTCCTATTCTCACCACTCACCCCATTGTCAGAATAACTAATTGTAGTCTCTCCTTTGGGCTCAGACCAAACTGGGCTCTCTGGTACAGAGCCACGCATCTGCTGCTCACTTCTGtgcctactttttttctttttgttgaggcagttgggattaagtgacctgcccaggatcacacagcttggacctgtttagtgtctgaggccagatttgaactgaggtccttctGAAGGGTggtctagccactgcaccacttagctgcccctctgtGTCTGCTTCTTGTCTATGTTTGCCACCCTTTGGCAAAGGTTCCCACATCTGCTCCTTTCCCTGGCTGGCCAAATGTAGACAcaggttccccccccccccccaaccccctgCATTAGACCTGGACTCAGCTCTGGGGAACGAGCAAGAGCAATGCCATTTAGCATTTTCTCCTTGTTGTACGGAGTCAGGTCTGTCTGTGCTGGATAGAGAGCTGCAGGACCCAGTTCAGTCTCAGCATTGTGAGCTCTGAGTGGTACACTCCTGACTATACCCAGTCTACAGCTCTTAGTCTCCTGATACTGACCTCGACTGGAAAAATGATTCACTATGATTTCTTAGGAAATCCTAGTCAGGCAGGGATGTTTTCTAGATCTTTGGAGTAGTTTTAGAAGGTCCTGGGATGTACACAccttattccaaatccagcatcttGGCTTGTCCCTCCACCACCTTCAACATAGTCTTTATGAAAAAGTTGCTTCATAACAACAAATCCAGCCTTGTCTCCTTACACCCTTATTCCCATTCCCTCCTATCTTTTCCATCATATTGTCCTCTCTGATctccataattatttttatctagTTGTTCTTTCCTTTTGCCTCCAAACATGTCAAAGTCTCCACCATCCTTAAATGTCTTCACTAGATCATTCCAGCCCAGTAACCACTCTCCtaactctctcttctctcttcaacCAGATTCACTGAAAAAAGTTACCTTCACTTGAGAACTCTATGGGTTTTCAGGACACTGTCCTTTTACCTGTCGGACACCATTCATCTCACACTGACTGGCTGTGGGTATACACCAAGGCTCTGTCCAGGACTCCTGTATCTTTTCTCGCTATACTCCTTTTCTTGATGGACACATTACCTCCTGGGGTTGCCATCTTTTGTAGATGACTCCAGGTCTATGAATTCAGTCCttatctctctcctgagctctctGAGCTTCAGCCTCACAAGCTGCTTATTGTGATTTCCCTGGGGAAACATCAGAGCATCTTAAACAAAGCCTCCATGCACCTTTCTTTCAGACTTCCCTCTTATTATCACACTTTACAGGTTTACAATCTTGGTgacatccttgactcctcattctCATTTACCCCACATATTCAACCTtttgtcaaatcttgtcatttctgtctCCACAAGATCTCTGGTCTATGTCCTCTATAGCCCCACAGCCACCACCATAGTTCAGGCCCTGATgggactattgtaatagcttccAATTTGGTCCTTCTGACTCAAGCCCTTCCCCACTCAAGTTTGAATTTTCCAAAGGGAAGGCCCAATCCTATTAtacctttcttcctctccctccccaccaacTCTACTGACTTCCTATTGCCTAGAGGAACAACATGTCATTTCTTCTGTTACTATTAAATGTTCTTCACAGGTGGGCAGAGTGGTATATGCCGGTAACCCCTGTTACTAGAAAGACTGAGGCTGGTGGGTAGCTTGAGCTCACAAGTTCAGAGCTGCTGGATGTGTACACTGAGTCTGGCATTAATATAGTGAGGTCCTTGGAGTAGGGAACTACCTCCTAGGGAGGAGTGAACTGGCCCAGGTTAGAAATGGAGCAGGTCAAAGCTTCTGTGCTGACCCTCGGAGGCTGGGGCCTGAGTGGCTGCCATACTTGCAGCTTGGACAAGATGGGGAGACCTAGtctcaaaaaaaatctcttcataaCCTGGTCCCATGCTTCATTACATCTTACTCTCTTCTTTGCACACTGTGAAACGTTACACAATCCTGATTGTTTTGCACACACTTCATCTCTCATTTTGCACTAGCTGTTCCCTATACTTGAAATTCATTCCCTTCCCAATATATCTGGTTTCTTTCAAGCTTAAGCCATCCTCCATGAAAACTTTTCCAATatcttagttctctctctctctctctctctctctccctctctcccctctctcccctctctctttctctatctcctctttctctctctcctctctctctcttctctctctttttcctctctctctctctctctctctctctctctctctctctctctctctctccttctctttctctcttctctcccccccccccctctgctgtctctgtctatctgtctgtttcatcatctttctctctctgagggatggagggaaagagaaagagatgtatAACGATAGGTGTATATGAAGACATGCTCTATCCCTCATTTTAAATCTTATGGTTCTATGATCCTTTAAGTGCTAAGGTGTATGAGACAGACATATTAAGTACCATAGAAATTCAGAGTAAGGAGAGAAATAATATAAACCGTATGATTTGGGAAGACTTCATGAATGGGTTCATGAGTCTGAATAATTCTGAGAAGAACTCTGATAGTCAAATGAAATCAGACAGTCTAAACtgattccatatggccatcctttATTTGTGCTACATTTCAGGAATTATTGTGTTCAAGGTGATCACTGTgtaaagaggagaggagaagggcaTTTGAAATTCAGACAGCTTTGCACTTTGGTGCTCAGAGGAATTCAGTTTGAGGAACTTGGCAGAATGCCTGGAAGTATCTGTTTGAATCTCTCTTTAGCCTTTTACTCATTTGTTCGGGCCAGGGTCACTTTATCTCAGTTAGGGTATCTTGTGGGAAGCATAGTTTCTGTCAATGAAATCAGCCCCTTTGAGTCATTCAGATTTAACCCAGTTTTGCAAATAGTGTTCTGAAATCATTGAGTAGATAACATTTACCCTCTGGGACTTATTTGCCTCTTTTCACTGCTTACCTTTCCTATTCCCTTTACTTTCTTTGTCTCTGGTCAGTAGTGCTaatcccctccccttctcttcttctgaaCACCGCTCCTTAAAATCTATACATTTTAAGCATTATCACCATTCTAGAGGCAGTGGTCAGTCactcaataagtacttattgagtGCTTGCCAGGTGCCAAGAACTATGAAAACActgaaattataaaggaaaatcaaagtctttgccctcaaggagctcatattctagtGGAGGAGACAACAACATGTAAATAGCTATGTGCATGCCAGAAAAATACAGGGTGGATGAAA
Proteins encoded:
- the LOC127547722 gene encoding polyamine-modulated factor 1-binding protein 1-like isoform X3, with amino-acid sequence MIKIKGDLQATKEEIRIATNSCKQQLQAEFVCCNQARQIQLHQLKEKLLTLQQELEIRTEELQSSYCSLLQYQSILDKQSCDLEMLHQHCQMKEDEVTIYEEVMEKNKEDNVRLQEKLQISQEQLALAENRITSLESSLNLYKDKYQAAVNSLELLECQMKALEGDVKIISTQGEDGKKDQPKERTTECLLYELKETQKRLHDALKNGTEQEEVLQELRHKLICSNLKILDHEETLIKLEVDFATYRMSHRQLFCPPDESEDIKQILAHLEEQCEYQCLRVEEHQYLLRDMKKELERVSEQKKKIMKDLMKLELDMHNLLQETATQTERKDGEMKDLKEHIKNLEGQLKESQTLCLEKEKVIQEKDEDLCQKKREMIEMQNTLEAKDSDLQTQKAKVEEVEDALQVLKDKEEKCETQNAALDAQIQQLQCNLHETHQGQLIMGE
- the LOC127547722 gene encoding polyamine-modulated factor 1-binding protein 1-like isoform X2 codes for the protein MIKIKGDLQATKEEIRIATNSLDRDRLMSSLNSKLWSLQSDIQTLHEICRNQGRTLEVEELSIHEMESNISLCKQQLQAEFVCCNQARQIQLHQLKEKLLTLQQELEIRTEELQSSYCSLLQYQSILDKQSCDLEMLHQHCQMKEDEVTIYEEVMEKNKEDNVRLQEKLQISQEQLALAENRITSLESSLNLYKDKYQAAVNSLELLECQMKALEGDVKIISTQGEDGKKDQPKERTTECLLYELKETQKRLHDALKNGTEQEEVLQELRHKLICSNLKILAHLEEQCEYQCLRVEEHQYLLRDMKKELERVSEQKKKIMKDLMKLELDMHNLLQETATQTERKDGEMKDLKEHIKNLEGQLKESQTLCLEKEKVIQEKDEDLCQKKREMIEMQNTLEAKDSDLQTQKAKVEEVEDALQVLKDKEEKCETQNAALDAQIQQLQCNLHETHQGQLIMGE
- the LOC127547722 gene encoding polyamine-modulated factor 1-binding protein 1-like isoform X1, giving the protein MIKIKGDLQATKEEIRIATNSLDRDRLMSSLNSKLWSLQSDIQTLHEICRNQGRTLEVEELSIHEMESNISLCKQQLQAEFVCCNQARQIQLHQLKEKLLTLQQELEIRTEELQSSYCSLLQYQSILDKQSCDLEMLHQHCQMKEDEVTIYEEVMEKNKEDNVRLQEKLQISQEQLALAENRITSLESSLNLYKDKYQAAVNSLELLECQMKALEGDVKIISTQGEDGKKDQPKERTTECLLYELKETQKRLHDALKNGTEQEEVLQELRHKLICSNLKILDHEETLIKLEVDFATYRMSHRQLFCPPDESEDIKQILAHLEEQCEYQCLRVEEHQYLLRDMKKELERVSEQKKKIMKDLMKLELDMHNLLQETATQTERKDGEMKDLKEHIKNLEGQLKESQTLCLEKEKVIQEKDEDLCQKKREMIEMQNTLEAKDSDLQTQKAKVEEVEDALQVLKDKEEKCETQNAALDAQIQQLQCNLHETHQGQLIMGE